A stretch of Lactuca sativa cultivar Salinas chromosome 6, Lsat_Salinas_v11, whole genome shotgun sequence DNA encodes these proteins:
- the LOC111886870 gene encoding pentatricopeptide repeat-containing protein At3g48810, producing MHLKEKCSLLLKVRKPSIPFVFNTNASLNPQIQQNPKTELREADVLKRLNHEKDITLALEYFKFLSNSKTFRHTSLTYQTIIEKLGDECDVDGVQYLLQQMKLEGIGCSEDLFISLISSYRRAGAADQALKTFYRIQEFGCKPTVKIYNHLLDALLNENKFHMINPIYSNMKRDGMEPDKYTYNILLKALCKNNRIDGAHKVLVEMSKKGCSPDEVSYTTIVSSMCYLGKVKEAMELVQTIMGDFPMVSVYNALMKGFCKEGDLNQAFQLIEDMVIHGVFPNEITFTTIINTLSDLGEVKFSLAIMAKMFLRQCNPNVFTFTCLIKGFCMKGKMEDAYEVYNKMVQEGISPNVVTYNTLIHGFCSIGNMQKAVSCFLEMENQSFLPNVTTYGALINGYAKCRDFVGASETWNKMITQCCHPNVVVYTSMVDVLSRNFMFEEAYNLINNMNCAPNAATFNAFIKGLCANGKVDLAMNLFFKMGNMADLTTFNELLMGFSKVNDFRAMFDLVFEMEERGVGVNLVTYNTIINMFCCNDRIDDGLKVMAKMVVKGVKPDKITFNIMINGCCKNRRVDLVSQLLEAMKKHGLRADLVTYTSLVYGMCESNGVVEAQEWVVKMVEDGVYPDKGIWSVLVRCLFSKIGYQSAIHLVDRILIT from the coding sequence ATGCATTTGAAAGAGAAATGTTCTTTGCTGCTAAAGGTCAGGAAACCTTCAATCCCTTTTGTTTTCAACACTAACGCCAGTCTTAATCCACAAATTCAACAAAACCCAAAGACAGAATTGAGAGAAGCTGATGTCTTGAAGAGATTGAACCATGAAAAAGACATTACTTTGGCTCTTGAATATTTTAAATTCCTATCCAATTCAAAAACTTTCAGACATACAAGTCTCACATACCaaacaattatagaaaagctAGGGGATGAATGCGATGTAGATGGAGTTCAATACCTTCTGCAGCAGATGAAACTGGAAGGGATCGGTTGCTCAGAAGATTTATTCATTAGTTTAATCAGTTCTTACCGAAGAGCAGGAGCAGCTGATCAAGCGCTGAAAACATTCTACAGAATTCAAGAATTTGGGTGTAAGCCTACTGTTAAGATCTATAACCATCTATTGGATGCTTTGTTGAACGAGAATAAGTTTCATATGATTAATCCTATTTATAGTAACATGAAGAGAGATGGGATGGAACCAGATAAGTATACATACAACATCTTATTGAAAGCATTATGCAAGAACAATCGGATTGATGGTGCACACAAGGTGCTTGTAGAAATGTCAAAGAAAGGATGTTCTCCAGATGAAGTGAGTTACACCACCATTGTTTCTTCAATGTGTTATCTTGGTAAGGTAAAAGAAGCAATGGAGCTTGTCCAAACCATTATGGGAGATTTTCCTATGGTTTCTGTATATAATGCTTTAATGAAGGGATTCTGCAAAGAAGGTGATTTAAACCAGGCGTTTCAGTTAATAGAAGACATGGTAATTCATGGGGTTTTTCCAAACGAAATCACCTTCACAACCATTATAAACACCCTTTCAGATCTTGGTGAAGTTAAGTTTTCACTTGCGATAATGGCCAAGATGTTCTTGAGACAATGCAACCCGAATGTCTTCACTTTCACTTGTTTGATAAAGGGTTTTTGCATGAAAGGGAAAATGGAAGATGCGTATGAAGTTTATAACAAAATGGTCCAAGAGGGTATCTCACCAAATGTTGTCACCTACAACACTCTCATACATGGGTTCTGTTCTATTGGAAATATGCAGAAAGCTGTTTCTTGTTTTCTTGAAATGGAAAATCAATCATTCCTTCCAAATGTAACAACATATGGAGCTTTGATCAACGGGTATGCAAAATGTAGGGATTTTGTAGGTGCATCAGAGACATGGAACAAGATGATAACACAATGCTGCCACCCGAATGTTGTGGTGTACACATCAATGGTGGATGTCCTTTCTCGTAATTTCATGTTTGAAGAAGCTTATAACCTTATCAACAACATGAATTGTGCACCAAATGCAGCCACCTTCAATGCATTCATCAAAGGTTTATGCGCCAATGGAAAAGTGGATTTAGCTATGAATTTGTTCTTTAAAATGGGGAACATGGCTGATTTGACAACATTCAATGAGCTATTAATGGGGTTTTCAAAAGTCAACGACTTTAGAGCCATGTTTGACCTTGTGTTCGAGATGGAAGAAAGAGGGGTTGGGGTTAATTTGGTCACGTATAACACAATTATCAACATGTTTTGTTGTAATGATAGGATTGATGATGGTTTGAAGGTTATGGCAAAGATGGTGGTGAAAGGGGTGAAACCAGATAAAATCACATTCAACATAATGATCAATGGGTGTTGTAAGAATCGTAGGGTTGACCTTGTGAGTCAACTCTTGGAAGCCATGAAGAAACATGGTTTGAGGGCCGATTTGGTTACATACACGAGTCTTGTTTATGGGATGTGTGAGTCAAATGGTGTGGTTGAAGCTCAGGAATGGGTCGTGAAAATGGTGGAAGATGGGGTTTATCCGGATAAGGGAATATGGAGTGTTTTGGTTAGGTGTTTGTTTAGTAAGATTGGGTATCAAAGTGCAATACATTTGGTTGATAGAATCCTGATTACTTAA
- the LOC111886919 gene encoding glycine-rich cell wall structural protein 1.8 — protein MAIHKPSSVVFLVFLCLSICAAARVLLSVEEGYSHGGYEGGSLSGGGGGGGGSGGGGGGGAAYGGGGYGSGSGAGEGGGSGYGGGAEGGGGGGSGGGGGAGGGGGGGAGAGVAGGHGGGYGGGEGAGSGGGYGGAGGAGGGGGGGHGGGGGGGGGAGAGGAAGGGGYGSGGGAGAGGGAGGSHGAGGAGGGGGSGGGSGGGGGAAAGHEGGAGGGGYGSGGGAGAGGGAGGSHGAGGAGGGGGYGGGGGGGGGAAAGHEGGYGAGSGSGGGEGGGHGGYIP, from the coding sequence ATGGCTATTCACAAACCTTCAAGTGTCGTTTTCTTGGTGTTTTTATGCTTGAGCATTTGTGCGGCTGCTAGAGTTCTCTTATCAGTCGAAGAGGGCTACAGTCATGGTGGTTATGAAGGTGGCAGTTTAtctggaggtggtggtggtggaggtggtagtggtggtggaggaggaggaggagctgCTTATGGAGGAGGTGGTTATGGATCCGGAAGTGGGGCTGGTGAAGGTGGTGGATCAGGGTATGGTGGTGGAGCTGAAGGAGGGGGAGGCGGCGgtagtggaggaggtggtggagctggaggaggaggaggaggaggagcaggAGCAGGAGTTGCGGGAGGACATGGTGGGGGTTATGGTGGAGGAGAAGGAGCCGGGAGTGGTGGTGGATACGGTGGGGCTGGAGGAGCAGGTGGCGGAGGTGGAGGTGgacatggtggtggtggtggtggtggaggaggagccGGTGCAGGAGGAGCTGCAGGCGGTGGGGGATATGGCAGTGGAGGTGGAGCTGGAGCAGGAGGAGGTGCTGGAGGATCACATGGTGCCGGAGGTGCCGGAGGAGGTGGCGGTTCTGGAGGTGgaagtggtggcggtggtggagcCGCCGCTGGGCATGAAGGTGGTGCAGGCGGTGGGGGATATGGCAGTGGAGGTGGAGCTGGAGCAGGAGGAGGTGCCGGAGGATCACATGGTGCTGGAGGTGCCGGAGGAGGTGGCGGTtatggaggtggaggtggtggtggtggtggagctgCTGCTGGACATGAAGGTGGATATGGAGCTGGTAGTGGTAGCGGCGGTGGTGAAGGCGGTGGTCATGGTGGCTATATCCCTTGA